The genomic window ATCGAACGCTTTGCAAACTATGGTTTCAACCGTTCCCATGCGTTTGCTTATTCCTTTGTCGGGTTTCAAATGGCCTATCTAAAAGCACATCATCCCGGCGCATTTTTTGTAAGTTTGATGAATTCTGTTCGTCACAATACTGCAAAGCTAAAAGAGTACATTGCTGAGGCGAAAAAGTATAAACTAAAACTGACAGCGCCATCGATCAATCAAAGTTTTTATGGTTTTGAGTTGACAGACAAAGAAACGATCCGCTTTGGATTGACCGCAATCAAAGGGGTTCGTAGAGATTTTGTTGAAGAGGTCATCCGTGAACGAAAAGAAGAAGGGCCGTTTCGTTCCGTGGATCAGTTTTTGATACGGATCAATAAACGTTGGCTGAAGTTGGACTTACTGAAGACGTTGGTCGCAGCTGGTGTGTTTGATGAATTAGCAGCAAATCGCAGACAGTTGATGTTGGATTTAGAAGGTAAGATCCAAAACATCTTATATAGTGGCGGTAGTTTAGATTTATTGGATATCATGGCTTTAAAAGAAGAAGAAGTTGCTGATTATACCCTCGAAGAGAAACTGCAATTGGAAGAAGAATATCTGGGTGTTTATCTATCCGGTCATCCAACAGAAGGTTACGAACGACTGAAATTAGCAAAGCGAGTCCATTTGGTCACAGAGATCGTGCCTAAACAAGCAACCAACGTCTTAGTGATGGTCAAAGAAGTAAGAGAGATCCGAACGAAAAAAGGGGCATTGATGGCTTTTGTCAGCGGCACAGATAGTAGCGGGGAACTGGCGATCACTGTCTTTCCTGAGCTGTATCGTCAAGCACGACCGCTATTCAAAGAAAATCAAGTGATTTACGTGCAAGGACGTTCAGAAATCAGTAAATATAATCAAGAGTTGCAATTGATCGCAGAAGTGGTCGCTGACCCTGAAGAACTGGAACAACAATATCCAGAGCAAACGTGTTATTTGCGGATCAGAGAAGAAGCAGATCAGCCTGATACGATGAAAAAACTGCAAGAACTGTTCAAGAAATTCCCAGGATACATTCCTGTTGTCATGTATCATGAAAAAGACCAACGAAAAGTCGTCTTATCTGAAGCCTTTTGGCTCGACGGCTCAGACAGTCTTAAGAAGCAATTAGCTTACCTTTTAAAAGAAGAAAATGTTGTTTTCAAATAACTTACGGTAAAACATACTATTTGCTTTCATTTTTTTTCATTTTTTTATCAGGAAATCAAGACAAGTGAGCAAAATAATGTTAGAATGTTAGTCGTGGTTAAGACAAAGAAGGTTATAAACCTAAGTCATGCTTAGGATAAAGTAATTTAATGAGGTGAAGATGAATATGAAACGCATCGGAATTTTAACTAGTGGTGGAGATGCTCCTGGGATGAATGCAGCAGTTCGTGCAGTCGTTCGTAAAGGTATATATGAAGGATTGGAAGTTTACGGGATCAATTATGGTTTTGCTGGACTAGTTGCCGGAGATATCCGTCGCCTAGATGTTGCAGACGTCGGTGATAAGATCCAACGCGGAGGAACATTCTTATACTCTGCACGTTATCCTGAATTTGGAACAGAAGAAGGACAATTAAAAGGAATCGAACAATTGAAAAAATTCGGTATCGAAGGACTTGTTGTGATCGGTGGCGATGGCTCTTACCATGGCGCGATGGCATTGACTAAACGTGGCTTCCCAGCAGTGGGTGTACCAGGTACGATCGACAACGATATTCCAGGAACTGATTTCACGATCGGTTTTGATACAGCGATCAACACAGTATTAGAATCAATCGACCGTATCCGTGACACAGCAACTTCACACGTTCGTACGTTTGTGATCGAAGTAATGGGTCGTAATGCAGGAGATATCGCTTTATGGTCAGGTGTTGCTGGTGGAGCAGATGAAATCATCATCCCTGAACATGATTTTGACATGGCAGTCGTTGCTAAAAAAATCCAAGACGGACGCGATCGCGGAAAAAAACATTGCTTGATCATTTTAGCTGAAGGCGTAATGGGCGGAAACGAATTTGCAGAAAAATTGTCAGAATATGGCGATTATCATACACGTGTATCGATCTTAGGACACGTTGTACGTGGTGGTTCACCAACTGCACGTGACCGTGTATTAGCAAGTAAATTCGGCGCACATGCTGTTGAATTATTGCAACAAGGTAAAGGTGGATTGTGTATCGGAATCCGTGACAACGACATCGTTGAAGCTGATATCATCGATACATTAGAAAACAACAAACACCAACCAGATTTATCATTATACGACTTGAACAACTCACTTTCTTTCTAATAAAGGAAAGCAGTCAGATAAATCACTAGATATACATGGGAGTGAGAAGCAAGTCTTCTCAATATCTAACAGATATTTAAGCTTTGAATGGCTTTAAATAAACAATTTGAATGGGAGAGTTTTGTAAAATGAAAAAAACGAAAATCGTTAGTACATTAGGACCAGCCAGTAATTCAGTAGAAACTATTTCTAAATTGATTGAATCTGGAGCAAATGTCTTCCGCTTCAACTTTTCACATGGTGACCATGAAGAACAATTATCTCGTATGGTAATGGTTCGTGAAGCAGTTAAAAAAACTGGTAAAGATGTCGGTATCCTTTTAGATACAAAAGGTGCAGAAATCCGTACAACAGTTCAAGGTACAACTGAAGAAGATTTTGGCCGCGCAGGCTACATCAAATTTGAAGTAGGCGACAAAACACGCATCTCAATGGACCCTGAACATGTTGGTTCAAAAGAAAAAATCGCTGTGACTTACCCAGGTCTTTTTGAAGACGTACATGTAGGTGGACACATCTTATTCGATGATGGCTTGATCGACATGGAAATCATCGAAAAAGACGAAGCAACACGCGAATTAGTTGTAGAAGTTAAAAATGCAGGTATGCTAGGATCACGTAAAGGTGTGAATGCACCAGGCGTATCAATCAGTTTACCAGGTATTACACCAAAAGATGCTGACGATATCCGTTTCGGACTTGATAACGACATCGACTTCATCGCAGCAAGTTTTGTTCGTAAAGCGCAAGACGTATTAGACATCCGTGAAATTTTAGAAGAAAAAGACATGACACATGTTCAAATCTTCCCTAAAATCGAATCTCAAGAAGGTATCGACAACATCGATGAAATCATCAAAGTTTCTGACGGTGTGATGATCGCTCGTGGAGATATGGGTGTTGAGATCCCTACTGAATTAGTACCAATGGTGCAAAAACGTATCATCAAAAAATGTAACGCTGCGGGTATCCCAGTAATCACTGCAACACAAATGTTAGAATCAATGCAAGAAAACCCACGTCCAACACGTGCGGAAGCTTCTGACGTTGCGAATGCGGTATTTGACGGAACTGATGCAACAATGCTATCAGGTGAATCAGCAAATGGTGACTATCCTGTTGAAGCTGTTGCAACAATGGCTCGTATCGACCAACAAGCTGAAATGGCATTATCAGAATTAGGTTCATTCCAATTAAATGAATTTGATAAAACTGATGTGACAGAAACAATCGGTCTATCTGTTGCTCGTGCTGCGAAAAACTTAGGCGTTAAAACAATCGTTGCTGCAACTGAATCTGGTTATACAGCAAAAATGATCTCTAAATACCGTCCAGATGCTGACATCTTAGCTGTTACATTTGACGAACGCACAAAACGTGGTTTGATGCTTAACTGGGGTGTATATCCAACAGTTGCAGAAAAACCATCAACAACAGACGAAATGTTCGAATTAGCTGCGAAAAAAGCAGTTGAACTAGGCTTTGCTTCAGAAGGCGACTTGATCTTGATCACTGCTGGTGTACCAGTTGGTGAACGTGGAACAACAAACGTAATGAAGATCCAAATGATTGGTTCAAAATTGCTTGAAGCTCAAGGAATCGGACAACAATCTTTAGTAGCTAACGCTGTCGTTGCTTCATCAGCAGCAGAAGCAATCAAAAAAGCGAAAGACGGTATGGTATTAGTTGTTCCTTCAACAGACAAAGAATACATGCCTGCAATCGAAAAAGCAGCAGCAGTTGTTGTTGAAGAAGGCGGTTTGACTTCTCACGCAGCAGTTGTAGGGATTGCACAAGATATTCCTGTGATCGTTGGTGCGAAAGACGCAACTTCAACAATCAAAGACGGAGAATTGATTACTGTTGATGCTCGTCGTGGTATTGTATATCGCGGAGAAACAACAGCTATCTAATCCACATCAAAAAGAGTGCCGAGAGAAATCTCAGCACTCTTTTTTTGTGTGATCCAATGTTTCGTTTGAGTAAACTATTTTTGTGTTTGCATGAATTCGTGGATCACTTCAATCACGTTTTCATGTAAGACGGTTGGCAACTGTTGCGCACGTGTAGCTAATGAGATCAAAAAACGTGGTTGATCAGTATCTGCCAGAGGAATAGCGACCAA from Enterococcus sp. DIV1094 includes these protein-coding regions:
- the pfkA gene encoding 6-phosphofructokinase gives rise to the protein MKRIGILTSGGDAPGMNAAVRAVVRKGIYEGLEVYGINYGFAGLVAGDIRRLDVADVGDKIQRGGTFLYSARYPEFGTEEGQLKGIEQLKKFGIEGLVVIGGDGSYHGAMALTKRGFPAVGVPGTIDNDIPGTDFTIGFDTAINTVLESIDRIRDTATSHVRTFVIEVMGRNAGDIALWSGVAGGADEIIIPEHDFDMAVVAKKIQDGRDRGKKHCLIILAEGVMGGNEFAEKLSEYGDYHTRVSILGHVVRGGSPTARDRVLASKFGAHAVELLQQGKGGLCIGIRDNDIVEADIIDTLENNKHQPDLSLYDLNNSLSF
- the pyk gene encoding pyruvate kinase, which produces MKKTKIVSTLGPASNSVETISKLIESGANVFRFNFSHGDHEEQLSRMVMVREAVKKTGKDVGILLDTKGAEIRTTVQGTTEEDFGRAGYIKFEVGDKTRISMDPEHVGSKEKIAVTYPGLFEDVHVGGHILFDDGLIDMEIIEKDEATRELVVEVKNAGMLGSRKGVNAPGVSISLPGITPKDADDIRFGLDNDIDFIAASFVRKAQDVLDIREILEEKDMTHVQIFPKIESQEGIDNIDEIIKVSDGVMIARGDMGVEIPTELVPMVQKRIIKKCNAAGIPVITATQMLESMQENPRPTRAEASDVANAVFDGTDATMLSGESANGDYPVEAVATMARIDQQAEMALSELGSFQLNEFDKTDVTETIGLSVARAAKNLGVKTIVAATESGYTAKMISKYRPDADILAVTFDERTKRGLMLNWGVYPTVAEKPSTTDEMFELAAKKAVELGFASEGDLILITAGVPVGERGTTNVMKIQMIGSKLLEAQGIGQQSLVANAVVASSAAEAIKKAKDGMVLVVPSTDKEYMPAIEKAAAVVVEEGGLTSHAAVVGIAQDIPVIVGAKDATSTIKDGELITVDARRGIVYRGETTAI